The Salvelinus alpinus chromosome 21, SLU_Salpinus.1, whole genome shotgun sequence genome has a segment encoding these proteins:
- the LOC139548498 gene encoding S-antigen protein-like, with amino-acid sequence MRWAEDETEIGTETGAEDKTETGAEDESEAGAEDETGARAEDETGAEDETVAEDETRAEDETGAEDETGAEDEIGGEDETGAEDETGAEDETGNEDEDETGMSLRLGLRMRLGLRMSLRLGLRMRMSLRLAENGGEDESETGAEDEIGAEDETETEDETETGAEDEIGAEDETEIGTETGAEDKTETGAEDESEAGAEDETGARAEDETGAEDETVAEDETRAEDETGAEDETGAEDEIGDESETGAEDETGAEDESETGAENEDESETG; translated from the exons atgagatGGGCTGAGGATGAGACTGAGATTGggactgagactggggctgaggataagactgagactggggctgaggatgagtctgaggctggggctgaggaTGAGACTGGGGCTAGGGCTGAggatgagactggggctgaggatgAGACTGTGGCTGAGGATGAGACTAGGGCTGAGGATGAGACTGGTGCTGAGGATGAGACTGGTGCTGAGGATGAGATTGGGGGTGAggatgagactggggctgaggatgaaactggggctgaggatgagactgggaatgaggatgaggatgagactggg ATgagtctgagactggggctgaggatgagactggggctgaggatgagtctgagactggggctgagaatGAGGATGAGTCTGAGACTGGCTGAGAATGGGGGTGAAGATgagtctgagactggggctgaggatgagattggggctgaggatgagactgagactgaggatgagactgagactggggctgaggatgAGATTGGGGCTGAGGATGAGACTGAGATTGggactgagactggggctgaggataagactgagactggggctgaggatgagtctgaggctggggctgaggaTGAGACTGGGGCTAGGGCTGAggatgagactggggctgaggatgAGACTGTGGCTGAGGATGAGACTAGGGCTGAGGATGAGACTGGTGCTGAGGATGAGACTGGTGCTGAGGATGAGATTGGGG ATgagtctgagactggggctgaggatgagactggggctgaggatgagtctgagactggggctgagaatGAGGATGAGTCTGAGACTGGCTGA